One Microbacterium sp. zg-B96 genomic region harbors:
- a CDS encoding SDR family NAD(P)-dependent oxidoreductase — translation MARRGDDWDPECLPDLGGRRYLITGSNKGLGFFSALQLTLAGAHVVMTGRNPNRLAAARAALTRQLPDAAPGTVETLLLDTSNLGSVRAAAATARGRRGLDGLLLNAGIVHPPKARELTADRHEMVLASNVLGHFVLAGELLPSLAAAGGRMVWVGSMATSMWQYDPEDPELKTGYSAWRAYVQSKVMTAAIGYEADRRLREAGVPVGSLVAHPGYSTSGRTRGILGVNEPSRGTRFADNLQAAFAQSKEHGAWPLVRAMVDPDAESGSFWGPGQLSRGVPRQATPSKITTDSDRAARLWEFCETATRVSWPFETAARTRRRIRG, via the coding sequence GTGGCGAGACGCGGAGACGACTGGGACCCTGAGTGCCTACCCGACCTCGGCGGACGTCGCTACCTGATCACCGGCTCCAACAAGGGCCTGGGGTTCTTCTCCGCACTGCAGCTGACCCTCGCCGGCGCGCACGTGGTGATGACCGGCCGCAACCCCAACCGACTCGCCGCCGCGCGCGCCGCGCTGACGCGACAGCTGCCGGATGCCGCGCCCGGCACCGTGGAGACGCTGCTGCTGGACACCAGCAACCTCGGCTCGGTGCGCGCCGCCGCGGCCACCGCCCGCGGCCGCCGGGGCCTGGACGGCCTGCTGCTGAACGCGGGCATCGTGCACCCCCCCAAGGCACGCGAGCTCACCGCCGACCGGCACGAGATGGTGCTGGCCAGCAACGTGCTCGGGCACTTCGTCCTCGCCGGCGAGCTGCTGCCCTCGCTCGCCGCCGCCGGCGGACGCATGGTGTGGGTGGGGAGCATGGCCACCTCGATGTGGCAGTACGACCCGGAGGACCCGGAGCTGAAGACCGGCTACTCGGCGTGGCGCGCCTACGTGCAGTCGAAGGTCATGACCGCGGCGATCGGCTACGAAGCCGACCGGCGGCTGCGGGAGGCGGGCGTGCCGGTGGGGAGCCTCGTCGCCCACCCCGGTTACTCCACCAGTGGTCGTACCCGCGGCATCCTGGGGGTCAACGAACCCAGCCGCGGCACCCGCTTCGCCGACAACCTGCAGGCCGCGTTCGCGCAGTCCAAGGAGCACGGCGCCTGGCCGCTGGTGCGCGCGATGGTGGATCCGGATGCCGAGAGCGGCTCGTTCTGGGGCCCGGGTCAGCTCTCCCGCGGCGTCCCGCGCCAGGCGACGCCGTCGAAGATCACGACGGATTCCGACCGCGCGGCGCGCCTGTGGGAGTTCTGCGAGACGGCGACGCGCGTGTCGTGGCCGTTCGAGACGGCGGCGCGCACCCGCCGCCGCATCCGCGGCTGA
- a CDS encoding RNA methyltransferase gives MTDSAAPAPEADAADSAEPTLPHGVGPWPGGPDAWPDDPRYDPELLAHGDRRNVIDAYRYWTMAAIVADLDAKRHPFHVAIENWQHDMNIGSIVRSANAFGAAEVHIIGKRRWNRRGAMVTDRYQHVRHHEDVAAFAAWAAEAGLPIVAVDNVPGSIPVDRAELPERCVLLFGQEGPGLSPEALAAADSAVEIAQYGSTRSINASAAAAVVMYEWCRRWA, from the coding sequence GTGACCGACTCCGCCGCACCCGCCCCCGAGGCCGACGCGGCCGATTCCGCCGAGCCGACCCTGCCGCACGGCGTCGGGCCGTGGCCGGGTGGCCCGGATGCCTGGCCCGACGATCCCCGTTACGACCCGGAGTTGCTCGCGCACGGCGACCGCCGCAACGTGATCGACGCCTACCGCTACTGGACGATGGCGGCGATCGTGGCCGATCTCGACGCCAAGCGGCATCCGTTCCACGTCGCGATCGAGAACTGGCAGCACGACATGAACATCGGCTCCATCGTGCGCAGCGCCAACGCGTTCGGCGCCGCCGAAGTGCACATCATCGGCAAGCGCCGCTGGAACCGTCGCGGCGCGATGGTCACCGACCGCTACCAGCACGTGCGCCACCACGAGGATGTGGCCGCCTTCGCGGCGTGGGCCGCCGAGGCGGGCCTGCCGATCGTCGCGGTCGACAACGTCCCGGGGTCGATCCCGGTCGACCGGGCCGAGCTCCCCGAACGCTGCGTCCTGCTGTTCGGCCAGGAGGGCCCCGGCCTGTCGCCCGAGGCGCTGGCCGCAGCCGACAGCGCGGTCGAGATCGCCCAGTACGGCTCGACCCGCTCGATCAACGCCAGCGCCGCGGCCGCCGTCGTGATGTACGAGTGGTGCCGCCGCTGGGCGTGA
- a CDS encoding Re/Si-specific NAD(P)(+) transhydrogenase subunit alpha produces MTTMGIVAERAGETRVAATPATIAKLIALGYELIVEAGAGAASSYPDAAYRDAGARTVTRAEAWAADVVLKVNPPTPDEIALLADGATIIALLSPALRPDVRESLQTRGITALALDAVPRISRAQSMDVLSSMANISGYRAVIEAAHEFGRFFTGQVTAAGKVPPATVLVAGAGVAGLAAIGAASSLGAIVRATDPRPEVADQVRSIGGEYLPVVVDEVMESSDGYAKATSEAYDRAAAALYSAQAREVDVVITTALIPGRPAPRLLTAADVASMKPGSVIVDMAAAHGGNVEGSIDGQRVVTDNGVTILGYSDLASRLPAQASQLYGTNLVNLVKLLTPGKDGRLVIDFDDIVQRSITVVQGGRSTWPPPPVQVSAAPVAASTPSAASAPVKPKRTLSPAGRTGLIALGIAALFAVSAVAPAPLPQHLTVLVLSVIVGFYVIGKVHHALHTPLMSVTNAISGIIVVGAMLQVTIPDPPVQILAAIAVLLASINIFGGFAVTRRMLAMFSKGDR; encoded by the coding sequence ATGACGACCATGGGGATCGTTGCGGAGCGTGCGGGGGAAACCCGCGTCGCTGCCACGCCCGCCACCATCGCGAAGCTGATCGCGCTCGGCTACGAGCTGATCGTGGAGGCGGGCGCCGGCGCGGCGTCGTCGTATCCGGATGCCGCGTATCGCGACGCCGGTGCGCGCACCGTCACGCGGGCCGAAGCGTGGGCCGCTGACGTCGTGCTGAAGGTGAACCCGCCGACGCCCGACGAGATCGCGTTGCTGGCAGACGGGGCGACGATCATCGCGCTGCTGTCGCCGGCGCTGCGGCCCGACGTACGGGAGTCGCTGCAGACACGCGGCATCACCGCGCTCGCCCTCGACGCCGTGCCGCGCATCTCGCGTGCCCAGTCGATGGATGTGCTCAGTTCGATGGCCAACATCTCCGGCTACCGTGCCGTCATCGAGGCCGCGCACGAGTTCGGCCGGTTCTTCACCGGCCAGGTGACCGCCGCGGGCAAGGTCCCACCCGCCACCGTGCTGGTCGCGGGGGCCGGCGTCGCCGGGCTCGCCGCCATCGGCGCGGCATCCTCGCTCGGCGCGATCGTCCGAGCCACCGACCCACGCCCCGAGGTCGCCGACCAGGTGCGCTCCATCGGCGGCGAGTACCTGCCGGTGGTGGTCGACGAGGTCATGGAATCCAGCGACGGCTACGCGAAGGCCACGAGCGAGGCGTATGACCGCGCCGCCGCCGCGCTGTACTCGGCGCAGGCCCGCGAGGTCGACGTCGTCATCACGACCGCCCTGATCCCCGGGCGCCCCGCACCACGACTGCTCACTGCGGCTGACGTCGCGAGCATGAAGCCGGGCAGCGTCATCGTCGACATGGCCGCCGCCCACGGCGGCAACGTCGAGGGTTCGATCGACGGGCAGCGCGTCGTCACCGACAACGGCGTGACCATCCTGGGCTACTCCGACCTCGCATCGCGCCTGCCGGCGCAGGCATCACAGCTGTACGGCACGAACCTGGTGAACCTGGTGAAGCTGCTCACGCCCGGCAAGGACGGCCGGCTCGTCATCGACTTCGACGACATCGTGCAGCGTTCCATCACGGTGGTCCAGGGCGGCCGGTCGACGTGGCCACCACCGCCGGTACAGGTGTCCGCGGCGCCGGTCGCGGCATCCACCCCTTCCGCCGCGTCCGCCCCGGTCAAGCCGAAGCGCACGCTGTCGCCCGCCGGCCGCACCGGCCTGATCGCGCTGGGAATCGCCGCACTGTTCGCGGTGTCGGCGGTCGCCCCGGCCCCGCTGCCGCAGCACCTCACCGTGCTGGTGCTGTCGGTGATCGTCGGCTTCTACGTGATCGGCAAGGTGCACCACGCTCTGCACACGCCGCTGATGAGCGTCACCAACGCGATCTCGGGGATCATCGTCGTCGGCGCCATGCTGCAGGTGACGATCCCCGACCCGCCGGTGCAGATCCTCGCCGCGATCGCGGTGCTGCTGGCATCCATCAACATCTTCGGCGGGTTCGCCGTCACGCGGCGCATGCTCGCCATGTTCTCGAAGGGTGACCGATGA
- a CDS encoding NAD(P)-dependent oxidoreductase, producing MRIAVTGSSGKLGRTVVRVLRDAGHTVIGLDVVGTRGPGFVQVDLTDFGQVIDAIAGVNDQHDGIDALVHLAAIPAPGIRSDVATFHNNMAATFNVFWAAVRLGVERIVYASSETVQGLPFDVPPPYIPVDEGYPARPESVYSLVKHLEEQMAIELVRWHPSLSITALRFSNVMDPEDYAAFPDFDADATRRKWNLWSYIDARDGAQAILRALEVAPAGFDHFLIAAADTVMSRPAAELVAEVFPGVPVRGELAPHATLFSIDKARRLLGFEPQHSWRDGS from the coding sequence ATGCGCATCGCCGTCACTGGATCCTCTGGAAAGCTCGGCCGCACCGTCGTCCGCGTTCTGCGGGATGCCGGCCACACCGTCATCGGTCTCGACGTCGTCGGGACGCGGGGTCCTGGATTCGTGCAGGTCGACCTCACCGACTTCGGCCAGGTGATCGACGCGATCGCCGGCGTGAACGATCAGCACGACGGCATCGATGCGCTGGTGCACCTCGCGGCCATTCCGGCCCCCGGCATCCGCAGCGATGTCGCCACGTTCCACAACAACATGGCCGCCACGTTCAACGTGTTCTGGGCAGCCGTGCGACTCGGTGTCGAGCGCATCGTCTACGCCTCCAGTGAGACCGTGCAGGGGCTGCCGTTCGATGTGCCGCCGCCGTACATCCCCGTCGACGAGGGCTATCCGGCGCGTCCGGAGTCGGTCTACTCGCTCGTGAAGCACCTGGAAGAGCAGATGGCGATCGAGCTGGTGCGCTGGCATCCGTCGCTGTCGATCACCGCGTTGCGCTTTTCCAACGTGATGGATCCGGAGGATTACGCGGCGTTCCCTGATTTCGACGCGGATGCCACCCGGCGCAAGTGGAACCTGTGGTCCTATATCGACGCGCGGGATGGAGCGCAGGCGATCCTGCGCGCACTCGAGGTCGCACCGGCCGGCTTCGACCACTTCCTCATCGCGGCGGCCGACACCGTCATGTCCCGCCCGGCGGCCGAGCTGGTGGCGGAAGTGTTCCCGGGCGTGCCCGTGCGCGGCGAGCTGGCCCCGCACGCGACCCTGTTCTCGATCGACAAGGCCCGCCGGTTGCTCGGCTTCGAGCCGCAGCACTCCTGGCGCGACGGGTCGTAA
- a CDS encoding dihydrofolate reductase family protein, whose amino-acid sequence MSSRRRRRGRRFAEIPKYVASRGRPTLEWQGATQLGADAAAEVAALREKHEDVHVIGSLDFVQTLLAAEAYDELVLWVYPIVLGVGKRVFANGRPPARLRLVAPPVVGGTGALLLRYAPDGVPVTGVAMG is encoded by the coding sequence TTGAGCAGCCGCCGCAGGCGGCGTGGGCGCAGGTTCGCCGAGATCCCGAAGTACGTCGCGTCCCGCGGCAGGCCGACTCTGGAATGGCAGGGCGCGACGCAGTTGGGTGCGGATGCCGCGGCGGAGGTCGCCGCGCTGCGCGAGAAGCATGAGGATGTCCACGTCATCGGCAGCCTCGACTTCGTGCAGACGCTGCTGGCGGCCGAGGCATACGACGAGCTCGTGCTGTGGGTCTACCCGATCGTGCTCGGCGTGGGCAAGCGCGTGTTCGCCAACGGCAGGCCGCCCGCCCGGTTGCGGCTGGTGGCACCGCCCGTGGTGGGCGGCACCGGCGCCCTGCTGCTGCGGTACGCGCCGGACGGGGTGCCCGTCACCGGCGTCGCGATGGGGTGA
- a CDS encoding HAD-IIA family hydrolase, with amino-acid sequence MRTRADIECWLTDMDGVLVHENRPVPGAAELLAQWRDSGTPFLVLTNNPIFTPRDLSARLRASGLDVPEERIWTSALATAEFLRSQLPGGTAYVIGEAGLTTALHEAGYIITETQPDYVVVGETRQYSFEAITKAIRFINNGARFIVTNPDATGPTPYGVVPATGAFAALITKATGKEPYVVGKPNPMMFRSALNRIGAHSEETGMIGDRMDTDVVAAIEAGLHSVLVLTGISDRTEIERYPFRPDEILNSVADLLNPEPAETELPEVL; translated from the coding sequence ATGCGGACCCGCGCCGACATCGAATGCTGGCTGACCGATATGGACGGCGTGCTCGTCCACGAGAACCGCCCGGTCCCGGGCGCGGCCGAACTGCTCGCGCAGTGGCGCGACAGCGGCACGCCGTTCCTCGTGCTGACGAACAATCCGATCTTCACGCCCCGCGACCTGAGCGCCCGGCTGCGCGCGTCGGGGCTGGACGTGCCGGAGGAGCGCATCTGGACCTCGGCGCTGGCGACGGCGGAGTTCCTGCGCTCGCAGCTGCCCGGCGGCACCGCGTACGTCATCGGCGAAGCGGGGCTGACGACCGCACTGCACGAGGCGGGCTACATCATTACCGAGACTCAGCCGGACTACGTCGTGGTCGGCGAGACCAGGCAGTACTCGTTCGAGGCGATCACGAAGGCCATCCGCTTCATCAACAACGGGGCGCGGTTCATCGTCACCAACCCCGATGCCACCGGTCCCACCCCCTACGGCGTCGTGCCGGCGACCGGCGCATTCGCGGCACTGATCACCAAGGCCACCGGCAAGGAGCCGTACGTCGTCGGCAAGCCCAACCCGATGATGTTCCGCTCAGCCCTGAACCGCATCGGCGCGCACTCCGAGGAAACCGGCATGATCGGCGACCGCATGGACACCGACGTCGTCGCGGCGATCGAGGCGGGCCTGCACTCGGTGCTCGTCCTCACCGGCATCAGCGACCGCACCGAGATCGAGCGCTACCCGTTCCGCCCCGACGAGATCCTCAATTCCGTCGCCGATCTGCTGAACCCCGAGCCTGCCGAGACCGAGCTGCCCGAGGTGCTGTGA
- the pyrE gene encoding orotate phosphoribosyltransferase — translation MTVASTPALEADRQHLIALIRDEAVFHGDFTLSSGAKATYYVDMRKLTLDHRAAPAIGRIMLDLVRDVDGVVAVGGLTLGADPIANAIMHESVHAGTPLDAFVVRKEPKDHGRGRQVEGADVVGKRVVVVEDTSTTGQSALKAVEALRREGAEPVAVAVIVDRKTGAQDAVEAAGLQWLAAIDLDDLGLQPQ, via the coding sequence ATGACCGTCGCCTCCACGCCCGCTCTCGAAGCCGACCGCCAGCACCTCATCGCGCTGATCAGGGACGAGGCGGTGTTCCACGGCGACTTCACTCTGTCCAGCGGCGCCAAGGCGACCTACTACGTCGACATGCGCAAGCTCACGCTCGACCACCGCGCCGCGCCCGCGATCGGGCGCATCATGCTGGATCTCGTGCGCGACGTCGACGGTGTCGTCGCCGTCGGCGGCCTCACTCTCGGTGCCGACCCGATCGCCAACGCGATCATGCACGAGTCGGTGCACGCCGGCACGCCGCTGGATGCGTTCGTCGTGCGCAAGGAGCCGAAGGACCACGGCCGCGGCCGGCAGGTCGAGGGCGCCGACGTCGTCGGCAAGCGGGTCGTCGTGGTGGAGGACACCTCCACCACCGGGCAGTCCGCGCTCAAGGCCGTCGAAGCGCTGCGCCGCGAGGGCGCCGAGCCCGTTGCCGTCGCCGTGATCGTCGACCGCAAGACCGGGGCTCAGGATGCCGTGGAGGCCGCTGGCCTGCAGTGGCTCGCCGCGATCGACCTCGACGACCTGGGTCTGCAGCCGCAGTAG
- a CDS encoding metal-dependent transcriptional regulator yields MPASPTAVDDYLKTIYHHTEWQTDPMSPSRLAAELRLAPSSVTEMVQKLAAQGLVAHRPYGPITLTAAGERRAAEVIRRHRLVETWLVREFGYAWDEVHDEAEVLEHTISDRLLAGIDARLGHPRFDPHGDAIPDADGIVHREPFVLLARAAAGHSGRVLRVSDREAALLRACEDAGIDVGHTLTVTGEGLVSIDGAPAVALPDGAAEAIWITA; encoded by the coding sequence GTGCCCGCCTCGCCCACCGCCGTCGACGACTATCTGAAGACGATCTACCACCACACCGAGTGGCAGACCGATCCGATGAGCCCGTCGCGCCTGGCGGCGGAACTGCGACTGGCGCCGTCGAGCGTCACCGAGATGGTGCAGAAGCTCGCGGCGCAGGGCCTGGTGGCACACCGGCCGTATGGGCCGATCACGCTCACCGCAGCCGGCGAGCGCCGCGCGGCGGAGGTGATCCGGCGGCACCGGCTGGTGGAGACGTGGCTCGTGCGCGAGTTCGGCTACGCATGGGACGAGGTGCATGACGAGGCCGAGGTGCTCGAGCACACCATCAGCGACCGGCTGCTGGCGGGCATCGACGCCCGGCTGGGACACCCGCGTTTCGACCCGCACGGCGACGCGATCCCGGATGCCGACGGCATCGTGCACCGGGAACCCTTCGTGCTGCTGGCGCGTGCGGCGGCCGGCCACAGCGGGCGGGTGCTGCGGGTGAGCGACCGCGAAGCCGCACTGCTGCGGGCGTGTGAGGATGCCGGGATCGACGTGGGACACACCCTCACCGTCACCGGCGAGGGCCTCGTCTCCATCGACGGCGCACCGGCCGTGGCGCTGCCCGACGGCGCCGCCGAGGCGATCTGGATCACAGCCTGA
- a CDS encoding exodeoxyribonuclease III: protein MRLATWNVNSIRARVVRTVDFAVREGIDVLAIQEIKCKPEQFPYEAFEDAGYHVVAHGLNQWNGVAIASREPIEDVETSFPGMPGFAKGHEGPDAPLEARAIGATIGGVRVWSLYVPNGRSLDDPHYLYKLDWLGALAQHARDSLTTNPDLALTFVGDFNIAPTDADNGDPAVVEGVSTHVSPPEREAFRAIEEAGMIDVVRPLVPTGFTYWDYKQLRFPRNQGMRIDFILGSHAFADRVTGAAIHRDERKGDIPSDHVPVVVDLDVTSPEDDDDRPMIFG from the coding sequence ATGCGGCTTGCCACCTGGAACGTGAACTCCATCCGCGCGCGCGTCGTGCGCACCGTCGACTTCGCCGTGCGCGAGGGCATCGACGTGCTGGCGATACAGGAGATCAAGTGCAAGCCGGAGCAATTCCCCTATGAGGCCTTCGAGGATGCCGGCTATCACGTCGTCGCCCACGGCCTCAACCAGTGGAACGGCGTCGCCATCGCCAGCCGCGAGCCGATCGAAGACGTCGAGACGTCCTTCCCCGGCATGCCCGGCTTCGCCAAGGGCCACGAGGGACCCGACGCCCCGCTCGAGGCGCGCGCCATCGGCGCGACGATCGGCGGCGTGCGTGTGTGGAGCCTCTACGTCCCCAACGGCCGCTCCCTCGACGACCCGCACTACCTCTACAAGCTCGACTGGCTCGGCGCCCTCGCCCAACACGCCCGCGACTCGCTGACGACCAACCCGGATCTTGCGCTGACCTTCGTCGGCGACTTCAACATCGCCCCGACGGATGCCGACAACGGCGACCCCGCCGTCGTGGAGGGCGTCTCGACGCACGTCTCACCGCCCGAGCGCGAGGCGTTCCGCGCGATCGAGGAGGCCGGCATGATCGATGTCGTCCGCCCCCTCGTCCCCACCGGGTTCACCTACTGGGATTACAAGCAGCTGCGCTTCCCCCGCAACCAGGGCATGCGCATCGACTTCATCCTCGGCTCGCACGCGTTCGCCGATCGCGTCACCGGCGCTGCCATCCACCGCGACGAGCGCAAGGGCGACATCCCCAGCGACCACGTCCCGGTGGTGGTCGACCTCGACGTCACCTCCCCCGAGGACGATGACGACCGCCCGATGATCTTCGGCTGA
- a CDS encoding YdeI/OmpD-associated family protein — translation MGVLDEAEALRATDAAAWRAWLEEHHATSTGVWLLRPRAGVAAELVGYDAAVRQALCFGWVDGTVRPYDAEMLGQWYAPRRPGSGWAATNKARVIELEASGEMTDAGRRAIEAAKASGAWELLDGPEAGIEPAELTAALDAVPAARANWDAFPRSARKMGLTQIAMAKRPETKSARIAKLVADAVEGKRP, via the coding sequence ATGGGCGTGCTCGACGAGGCGGAGGCGCTGCGGGCGACGGATGCCGCGGCCTGGCGCGCCTGGCTCGAGGAGCACCATGCCACCTCGACCGGCGTGTGGCTGCTGCGCCCGCGCGCCGGAGTGGCCGCGGAACTGGTCGGCTACGACGCCGCGGTGCGCCAGGCGCTGTGCTTCGGCTGGGTGGACGGCACGGTGCGTCCGTACGACGCCGAGATGCTCGGCCAGTGGTACGCGCCCCGCCGGCCGGGCAGCGGCTGGGCGGCGACCAACAAGGCGCGGGTGATCGAGCTGGAGGCATCCGGTGAGATGACCGACGCAGGCAGGCGCGCGATCGAGGCCGCGAAGGCATCCGGCGCCTGGGAGCTGCTGGACGGCCCCGAGGCCGGCATCGAGCCGGCCGAGCTGACGGCGGCACTGGACGCCGTGCCGGCGGCGCGGGCGAACTGGGACGCATTCCCCCGCTCGGCCCGCAAGATGGGCCTCACCCAGATCGCGATGGCCAAGCGGCCGGAGACCAAGTCGGCACGCATCGCGAAACTGGTCGCGGATGCCGTGGAAGGAAAACGCCCGTGA
- the pntB gene encoding Re/Si-specific NAD(P)(+) transhydrogenase subunit beta gives MTAASVATAAYIVAALLFVLSLRGLSSHESARAGVGYGIAGMTIALGATAWVSVQNAWGDPQATFGLVLLGIAVLLGAAVGLWRARAVEMTGMPELIALLHSFVGLAAVLVGWNGALHDPGLSGALRDIHHAEVFIGVFIGGVTFTGSIVAYLKLSARMSSRPLMLPGKNILNVGALVAFLALTVWYVITPSIWLLVAVTVLALALGWHLVASIGGGDMPVVVSMLNSYSGWAAAAAGFLLNNDLLIVTGALVGSSGAYLSFIMCKAMNRSFLSVIAGGFGIAAPAAGDVDHGEHREVDAETVADLLRDASSVVITPGYGMAVAQAQYPVAELAHRLRERGVDVRFGIHPVAGRLPGHMNVLLAEAKVPYDIVLEMDEVNDDFAATSVVLVIGANDTVNPAAAEDPTSPIAGMPVLRVWEAENVVVFKRSMAAGYAGVQNPLFYRDNTQMLFGDAKERVEDILRSL, from the coding sequence ATGACCGCCGCCTCCGTGGCCACCGCCGCCTACATCGTCGCGGCGCTGCTGTTCGTGCTGAGCCTGCGCGGGCTCAGCAGCCACGAAAGCGCGCGCGCCGGTGTCGGCTACGGCATCGCCGGCATGACCATCGCACTCGGCGCGACCGCGTGGGTGTCGGTGCAGAACGCGTGGGGCGACCCGCAGGCCACCTTCGGGCTGGTGCTGCTGGGCATCGCGGTGCTCCTCGGCGCGGCGGTGGGACTGTGGCGGGCACGGGCGGTGGAGATGACCGGGATGCCCGAGCTCATCGCGCTGCTGCACTCGTTCGTGGGTCTGGCTGCCGTGCTCGTGGGCTGGAACGGCGCCCTGCACGACCCCGGGCTGTCGGGGGCGCTGCGCGACATCCACCACGCCGAGGTGTTCATCGGCGTCTTCATCGGTGGCGTGACGTTCACCGGATCGATCGTGGCGTACCTGAAGCTGTCGGCGCGCATGTCGTCCAGGCCGCTCATGCTGCCGGGGAAGAACATCCTCAACGTGGGGGCGCTCGTCGCCTTCCTGGCGCTGACCGTCTGGTACGTCATCACGCCGTCGATCTGGCTGCTCGTGGCCGTCACGGTGCTGGCGCTGGCGCTGGGATGGCACCTGGTGGCATCCATCGGCGGCGGTGACATGCCCGTGGTCGTCTCGATGCTCAACAGCTACTCCGGCTGGGCGGCGGCGGCGGCAGGTTTCCTGCTGAACAACGACCTGCTGATCGTCACCGGTGCGCTGGTGGGGTCGTCGGGTGCGTACCTGTCGTTCATCATGTGCAAGGCGATGAACCGGTCGTTCCTGTCGGTGATCGCCGGCGGCTTCGGGATCGCGGCGCCGGCGGCTGGCGACGTGGACCACGGCGAGCACCGCGAGGTGGATGCCGAGACGGTCGCGGACCTGCTGCGTGACGCGTCGTCGGTGGTGATCACGCCCGGGTACGGCATGGCCGTCGCGCAGGCCCAGTACCCGGTGGCCGAGCTCGCCCACCGGCTGCGGGAGCGGGGAGTGGACGTGCGGTTCGGCATCCATCCCGTTGCCGGGCGGCTGCCCGGGCACATGAACGTGCTGCTGGCCGAGGCGAAGGTGCCGTACGACATCGTGCTGGAGATGGACGAGGTGAACGACGACTTCGCGGCCACGTCGGTGGTGCTGGTGATCGGCGCGAACGACACCGTCAATCCCGCCGCCGCGGAGGATCCGACGTCGCCGATCGCGGGGATGCCGGTGCTGCGGGTGTGGGAGGCGGAGAACGTCGTGGTGTTCAAGCGGTCGATGGCCGCCGGCTATGCCGGGGTGCAGAACCCGCTGTTCTATCGCGACAACACGCAGATGCTGTTCGGCGACGCGAAGGAGCGGGTCGAGGACATCCTCCGTTCCCTGTAG
- a CDS encoding Nramp family divalent metal transporter encodes MPKTASLERPDPPTRRALGSSKLAWLLGPAIVAGVAYLDPGNVASNMTAGARYGYLLVWVVVIGNVMAWLIQYLSAKLGIVTGQSLPEVLGDRLRNPWGRRAYWLQAELVAMATDIAEVIGGAVALNLLFGVPLLWGGVITGVVSIGLLLLQSRRGPRAFEFVIAGLVLIIAIGFVFGVFVAPPDPAGIVGGLVPRFEGADSVLLAASILGATIMPHAIYAHSALTRDRFAPAIGMDAGTLDVRRGITSARLLRATKWDVTIAMAVAGTVNLCILLLAAAALSGVPGTDSLEGAHAALHDGIGPVVATLFAVGLLASGLASTAVGAYAGAEIMHGLLRVRVPLILRRLVTLIPALVILAIGFDPTVALILSQVVLSFGIPFALVPLVALTARHDVLGDHRNRVWTTIAGVAASVFLIALNALLLWLVLTGA; translated from the coding sequence ATGCCGAAAACTGCGTCGCTGGAGCGCCCCGACCCTCCGACGCGGCGTGCGCTGGGTTCCTCAAAGCTCGCGTGGCTGCTGGGACCGGCGATCGTGGCCGGGGTGGCGTACCTGGACCCGGGCAACGTCGCCAGCAACATGACCGCCGGCGCCCGCTACGGCTACCTGCTGGTGTGGGTCGTCGTCATCGGCAACGTCATGGCGTGGCTCATCCAGTACCTCTCCGCCAAGCTCGGCATCGTCACCGGACAGAGCCTGCCCGAAGTTCTCGGCGACCGGCTCCGCAACCCGTGGGGGCGCCGCGCCTACTGGCTGCAGGCGGAGCTGGTCGCCATGGCCACCGACATCGCCGAGGTCATCGGCGGCGCGGTCGCGCTCAACCTGCTGTTCGGCGTCCCGCTGCTGTGGGGCGGCGTCATCACCGGCGTCGTGTCGATCGGGCTGCTGCTGCTGCAGTCACGGCGCGGTCCGCGCGCGTTCGAGTTCGTCATCGCGGGGCTCGTCCTCATCATCGCGATCGGGTTCGTCTTCGGCGTCTTCGTCGCACCTCCCGACCCCGCCGGGATCGTCGGCGGCCTGGTCCCCCGCTTCGAAGGTGCCGACTCGGTGCTGCTGGCCGCCTCCATCCTCGGCGCGACGATCATGCCCCATGCGATCTACGCTCACTCCGCGCTGACCCGCGACCGGTTCGCGCCGGCCATCGGGATGGATGCCGGCACCCTCGATGTGCGCCGCGGCATCACCTCCGCCCGACTGCTGCGGGCCACAAAGTGGGACGTCACGATCGCGATGGCCGTCGCCGGCACGGTGAACCTGTGCATCCTGCTGCTGGCCGCCGCGGCGCTGTCCGGAGTGCCCGGCACCGACAGCCTCGAGGGCGCCCATGCGGCGCTGCACGACGGCATCGGCCCGGTCGTGGCGACGCTGTTCGCCGTCGGCCTGCTCGCCAGTGGCCTGGCCAGCACCGCCGTCGGCGCGTATGCCGGCGCGGAGATCATGCACGGGCTGCTGCGCGTGCGCGTGCCGCTGATCCTGCGCCGCCTGGTGACGCTGATCCCGGCGCTGGTGATCCTGGCGATCGGGTTCGACCCCACCGTCGCGCTGATCCTCAGCCAGGTCGTGCTGTCGTTCGGCATCCCCTTCGCCCTCGTGCCACTGGTCGCTCTCACCGCCCGGCACGATGTGCTGGGCGATCACCGCAACCGGGTGTGGACGACGATCGCGGGAGTCGCGGCATCCGTATTCCTGATCGCCCTCAACGCGCTGCTGCTGTGGCTGGTACTCACCGGCGCGTGA